The following are from one region of the Carassius auratus strain Wakin chromosome 13, ASM336829v1, whole genome shotgun sequence genome:
- the LOC113112887 gene encoding eukaryotic translation initiation factor 3 subunit A isoform X1 yields MPAYFQRPENALKRANEFLEVGKKQPALDVLYDVIKSKKHRTWQKIHEPIMLKYLELCVDLRKSHLAKEGLYQYKNICQQVNIKSLEDVVRAYLKLAEEKTETAKEESQQMVLDIEDLDNIQTPESVLLSAVSGEDTQDRTDRLLLTPWVKFLWESYRQCLDLLRNNSKVERLYHDIAQQAFKFCLQYTRKAEFRKLCDNLRMHLGQIQRHHNQSTAINLNNPESQSMHLETRLVQLDSAISMELWQEAFKAVEDIHGLFALSKKPPKPQLMANYYNKVSTVFWKSGNALFHACTLHRLYHLSREMRKNLTPDEMQRMSTRVLLATLSIPITPERTDIARLLDMDGIIVEKHRRLATLLGLQSPPTRQSLINDMVRFNLLQYVVPEVKELYNWLEVDFHPLKLCGRVTKVLNWVRDQVEKESDLQHYVPHLQNNTILRLLQQVAQIYQSIEFSRLASLVPFVDAFQLERSIVDAARHCDLQVRIDHTSRTLSFGSDLNYSTKEDSPVGPFLQNMPSEQIRNQLTAMSSSLAKAIQVIKPASLMQEHEEQSQQAITSYLKNARKEHLRILARRQTIEERKERLESLNIQREKEELEQREAELQKVRKAEEERLRQEAKEREKERIMQEHEQIKKKTVRERLEQIKKTELGAKAFKDIDIEDLEELDPDFIMAKQVEQLEKEKKELQERLKNQEKKIDYFERAKRLEEIPLIKKAYEEQRIQDMELWELQEEERISNMKMEREKALEHKQRMSRMMEDKENFLSKIKAARSFIYEEKLKQFQERMVEERKKRLEERKKQRKEDRRKAFYLQKEEEAQRIHEEQLKKEREERERLEQEQREEEEREYQERLRKLEEQERKQRARQQEIEERERRKEEERKAPEEKPTKTFSQRSVGVTSEAETNAPLDWGEREEGGGWRKRGEGESEWRRPVADRVWRQEGNEGREDNDREDHDREVPFRRGGESSRRGGGSDDKGLRRGFDEERGPRRGVDDDRLPKRGFDDDRGPRRVFDDDRGHRRGDDDRGPRRGMDDDRGPRRGDDDRGPRRVFDDERGPRRNMDEPRGPRRGADDDWGPRRGGDDERGGRRGMDDSGPRRGDDPRPWKPLGRPGVISDVGGWREREKAREESWGPPRDTDHDDGEREGDDRHEGDRFRDRRPPREEGGGWRRGGGEEQSSWRDSRREEFDRDDRRGERRDVRDRRDDRDREPRVPQRELDEGGSWRRGGDERKDEREAPPRPRERDRDGGEKSTWRSDKDKENLRRIKNETDDDGWTTVRR; encoded by the exons ATGCCAGCTTATTTCCAGAGACCGGAGAACGCTCTTAAGCGTGCAAACG AGTTTCTTGAAGTTGGTAAAAAGCAGCCAGCTTTGGATGTGCTCTACGATGTCATCAAGAGCAAAAAACACCGAACATGGCAGAAGATACACGAGCCGATCATGCTCAAATACCTCGAGCTCTGTGTGGACCTGCGCAAGAGCCACTTGGCAAAGGAGGGACTGTATCagtacaagaacatctgtcaacag GTGAATATCAAATCTCTGGAGGATGTGGTCCGTGCTTACCTGAAACTTGCAGAAGAGAAGACTGAGACAGCGAAAGAGGAGTCTCAGCAGATGGTGCTGGACATTGAGGATCTGGACAACATTCAGACCCCAGAAAG TGTTCTGTTGAGTGCCGTCAGTGGTGAAGACACTCAAGACCGCACTGACAGACTTCTGCTTACACCTTGGGTCAAGTTCCTGTGGGAGTCGTACCGCCAGTGCCTGGACCTGCTAAGGAATAACTCCAAAGTGGAGCGCCTTTACCATGACATTGCTCAGCAAG CGTTTAAGTTTTGCCTGCAGTACACCCGTAAAGCAGAGTTCCGTAAGCTTTGTGACAACCTGCGAATGCACCTGGGACAGATCCAACGACATCACAACCAGAGCACTGCTATTAACCTGAACAATCCTGAGAGCCAGTCCATGCATCTCGAGACACGTCTGGTCCAGCTGGACAGCGCTATTAGCATGGAGCTGTGGCAG GAAGCATTCAAAGCAGTTGAAGACATCCATGGATTGTTTGCCCTCTCAAAGAAGCCCCCTAAACCCCAGCTTATGGCCAATTACTACAATAAGGTGTCCACTGTATTCTGGAAGTCTGGCAATGCCTTATTCCATGCCTGCACCCTACACCGACTTTATCACCTCTCCCGGGAAATGCGCAAGAACCTTACCCCAGATGAGATGCAGAG aatGTCCACTCGAGTGCTTTTGGCCACTTTGTCTATTCCCATCACCCCTGAGCGCACCGATATCGCTCGTCTGTTGGACATGGATGGCATCATTGTAGAGAAACACCGCAGACTGGCTACTTTGCTTGGCCTTCAGTCTCCACCCACTCGCCAGAGTCTCATAAATGACATG GTGAGATTCAACCTGCTTCAGTATGTTGTTCCTGAAGTTAAAGAGCTCTACAACTGGTTGGAGGTGGACTTCCACCCTCTAAAACTTTGTGGAAGAGTGACTAAG GTGCTGAACTGGGTGAGGGACCAGGTTGAGAAAGAATCCGACCTGCAGCATTACGTTCCTCACTTGCAGAACAACACCATCCTCAGACTGCTACAACAG GTGGCTCAGATCTACCAGAGCATTGAGTTCAGCAGGTTAGCATCTCTGGTACCATTCGTCGATGCTTTCCAGCTGGAGCGCTCAATTGTTGATGCAGCACGGCACTGTGACCTACAG GTACGCATTGATCATACATCTCGTACACTGAGTTTTGGCTCCGATCTGAACTATTCTACCAAAGAGGATTCTCCAGTAGGCCCATTCCTACAGAACATGCCCTCTGAACAGATACGCAATCAACTCACTGCCATGTCATCCTCCTTGGCTAAAGCCATCCAGGTCATCAAACCTGCCTCCCTAATG CAAGAACACGAGGAACAGAGTCAGCAGGCCATCACATCCTACCTGAAGAATGCCCGCAAAGAGCATCTGCGCATCCTTGCTCGCCGTCAAACGATTGAGGAACGAAAAGAGCGTCTGGAGAGCCTCAACATCCAGAGGGAGAAAGAGGAGCTGGAGCAACGCGAGGCAGAGCTGCAGAAAGTGCGCAAGGCAGAGGAAGAGCGTCTTAGACAGGAGGCCAAAGAGCGAGAAAAGGAGCGCATCATGCAAGAACACGAGCAAATCAAAAAGAAGACCGTGCGTGAGAGACTGGAGCAGATCAAGAAGACTGAGCTGGGAGCCAAGGCCTTTAAAGACATTGATATTGAG GATCTGGAAGAGCTGGACCCTGACTTCATCATGGCCAAACAGGTAGAACAActagaaaaagagaagaaagagcTTCAGGAGCGTCTGAAAAACCAGGAAAAGAAG ATCGACTACTTTGAGAGAGCCAAGCGCCTTGAGGAGATTCCTCTGATCAAGAAAGCCTATGAGGAGCAGCGCATCCAAGACATGGAGTTATGGGAGCTGCAGGAGGAAGAGAGG ATCAGCAATATGAAGATGGAGCGTGAGAAGGCGCTGGAGCACAAACAGAGAATGTCAAGGATGATGGAGGACAAGGAGAACTTCCTGTCTAAAATTAAAGCTGCTCGAAGCTTCATTTATGAg GAAAAACTCAAGCAGTTCCAAGAACGTATGGTTGAGGAGAGGAAGAAGCGTCTTGAGGAGCGAAAGAAGCAGCGCAAGGAGGACCGGCGAAAGGCCTTCTATCTCCAGAAAGAAGAGGAAGCTCAGAGAATCCATGAGGAACAGCTCAAAAAAG AGCGGGAAGAGCGGGAACGCTTGGAACAGGAGCAGAGAGAAGAGGAAGAACGCGAATACCAGGAGCGCCTGCGTAAGCTGGAGGAACAGGAGCGAAAGCAGCGTGCCCGGCAACAGGAAATTGAGGAGCGTGAACGCCGCAAGGAAGAGGAAAGGAAGGCACCAGAAGAAAAACCCACCAAG acatttagccaacggtccgtgggcgtgacgtctgaggctgagactaatgcacccttg GACTGGGGTgaacgggaagaaggaggcggctGGAGGAAGCGTGGTGAGGGTGAATCAGAATGGCGACGTCCTGTTGCTGACCG TGTTTGGCGTCAAGAGGGGAATGAAGGCCGTGAAGACAATGATCGGGAAGACCATGACCGTGAAGTGCCCTTCCGAAGAGGAGGAGAAAGCTCTCGTCGTGGTGGTGGTTCAGATGACAAAGGACTCCGCCGTGGCTTTGATGAGGAACGAGGTCCGCGCCGAGGAGTTGACGATGACCGTCTGCCCAAACGGGGCTTTGATGATGACCGTGGTCCCAGGAGGGTCTTTGACGATGACCGAGGTCACCGAAGAGGTGATGATGACCGTGGACCAAGGCGTGGAATGGATGATGACCGAGGCCCCAGACGAGGTGATGATGACCGTGGCCCAAGAAGAGTCTTTGATGATGAGCGTGGGCCCCGTAGAAACATGGATGAACCCAGAGGGCCCCGACGTGGGGCAGATGATGACTGGGGCCCCAGAAGAGGAGGGGATGATGAGAGGGGAGGCCGCAGGGGTATGGATGACTCTGGACCACGTCGTGGAGATGACCCTAGACCCTGGAAACCTCTTGGGAGACCAGGTGTGATCTCCGATG TAGGTGgatggagagagcgagagaaagctCGGGAAGAAAGCTGGGGACCTCCTCGTGATACTGACCATGATGATGGTGAGCGTGAAGGAGATGACCGTCATGAGGGAGACCGATTTAGAGATCGACGCCCtccaag gGAAGAAGGGGGTGGCTGGAGAAGAGGTGGTGGTGAGGAGCAGAGCAGTTGGCGTGACTCTCGCCGTGAAGAATTTGACCGTGATGATCGCCGCGGTGAACGCCGTGACGTGAGGGACCGCAGAGATGACCGAGACCGTGAACCCAGAGTCCCCCAGAGAGAGCTTGATGAAG GTGGTTCATGGCGTCGTGGTGGAGATGAGCGCAAGGACGAAAGAGAAGCTCCTCCCAGACCACGCGAACGGGACCGTGATGGCGGTGAGAAGAGCACCTGGCGCTCTGACAAAGATAAGGAAAATCTGCGCCGGATCAAGAACGAGACAGATGATGATGGCTGGACCACTGTCCGCCGCTAA
- the LOC113112887 gene encoding eukaryotic translation initiation factor 3 subunit A isoform X8, whose product MPAYFQRPENALKRANEFLEVGKKQPALDVLYDVIKSKKHRTWQKIHEPIMLKYLELCVDLRKSHLAKEGLYQYKNICQQVNIKSLEDVVRAYLKLAEEKTETAKEESQQMVLDIEDLDNIQTPESVLLSAVSGEDTQDRTDRLLLTPWVKFLWESYRQCLDLLRNNSKVERLYHDIAQQAFKFCLQYTRKAEFRKLCDNLRMHLGQIQRHHNQSTAINLNNPESQSMHLETRLVQLDSAISMELWQEAFKAVEDIHGLFALSKKPPKPQLMANYYNKVSTVFWKSGNALFHACTLHRLYHLSREMRKNLTPDEMQRMSTRVLLATLSIPITPERTDIARLLDMDGIIVEKHRRLATLLGLQSPPTRQSLINDMVRFNLLQYVVPEVKELYNWLEVDFHPLKLCGRVTKVLNWVRDQVEKESDLQHYVPHLQNNTILRLLQQVAQIYQSIEFSRLASLVPFVDAFQLERSIVDAARHCDLQVRIDHTSRTLSFGSDLNYSTKEDSPVGPFLQNMPSEQIRNQLTAMSSSLAKAIQVIKPASLMQEHEEQSQQAITSYLKNARKEHLRILARRQTIEERKERLESLNIQREKEELEQREAELQKVRKAEEERLRQEAKEREKERIMQEHEQIKKKTVRERLEQIKKTELGAKAFKDIDIEDLEELDPDFIMAKQVEQLEKEKKELQERLKNQEKKIDYFERAKRLEEIPLIKKAYEEQRIQDMELWELQEEERISNMKMEREKALEHKQRMSRMMEDKENFLSKIKAARSFIYEEKLKQFQERMVEERKKRLEERKKQRKEDRRKAFYLQKEEEAQRIHEEQLKKEREERERLEQEQREEEEREYQERLRKLEEQERKQRARQQEIEERERRKEEERKAPEEKPTKDWGEREEGGGWRKRGEGESEWRRPVADRVWRQEGNEGREDNDREDHDREVPFRRGGESSRRGGGSDDKGLRRGFDEERGPRRGVDDDRLPKRGFDDDRGPRRVFDDDRGHRRGDDDRGPRRGMDDDRGPRRGDDDRGPRRVFDDERGPRRNMDEPRGPRRGADDDWGPRRGGDDERGGRRGMDDSGPRRGDDPRPWKPLGRPGGWREREKAREESWGPPRDTDHDDGEREGDDRHEGDRFRDRRPPREEGGGWRRGGGEEQSSWRDSRREEFDRDDRRGERRDVRDRRDDRDREPRVPQRELDEGGSWRRGGDERKDEREAPPRPRERDRDGGEKSTWRSDKDKENLRRIKNETDDDGWTTVRR is encoded by the exons ATGCCAGCTTATTTCCAGAGACCGGAGAACGCTCTTAAGCGTGCAAACG AGTTTCTTGAAGTTGGTAAAAAGCAGCCAGCTTTGGATGTGCTCTACGATGTCATCAAGAGCAAAAAACACCGAACATGGCAGAAGATACACGAGCCGATCATGCTCAAATACCTCGAGCTCTGTGTGGACCTGCGCAAGAGCCACTTGGCAAAGGAGGGACTGTATCagtacaagaacatctgtcaacag GTGAATATCAAATCTCTGGAGGATGTGGTCCGTGCTTACCTGAAACTTGCAGAAGAGAAGACTGAGACAGCGAAAGAGGAGTCTCAGCAGATGGTGCTGGACATTGAGGATCTGGACAACATTCAGACCCCAGAAAG TGTTCTGTTGAGTGCCGTCAGTGGTGAAGACACTCAAGACCGCACTGACAGACTTCTGCTTACACCTTGGGTCAAGTTCCTGTGGGAGTCGTACCGCCAGTGCCTGGACCTGCTAAGGAATAACTCCAAAGTGGAGCGCCTTTACCATGACATTGCTCAGCAAG CGTTTAAGTTTTGCCTGCAGTACACCCGTAAAGCAGAGTTCCGTAAGCTTTGTGACAACCTGCGAATGCACCTGGGACAGATCCAACGACATCACAACCAGAGCACTGCTATTAACCTGAACAATCCTGAGAGCCAGTCCATGCATCTCGAGACACGTCTGGTCCAGCTGGACAGCGCTATTAGCATGGAGCTGTGGCAG GAAGCATTCAAAGCAGTTGAAGACATCCATGGATTGTTTGCCCTCTCAAAGAAGCCCCCTAAACCCCAGCTTATGGCCAATTACTACAATAAGGTGTCCACTGTATTCTGGAAGTCTGGCAATGCCTTATTCCATGCCTGCACCCTACACCGACTTTATCACCTCTCCCGGGAAATGCGCAAGAACCTTACCCCAGATGAGATGCAGAG aatGTCCACTCGAGTGCTTTTGGCCACTTTGTCTATTCCCATCACCCCTGAGCGCACCGATATCGCTCGTCTGTTGGACATGGATGGCATCATTGTAGAGAAACACCGCAGACTGGCTACTTTGCTTGGCCTTCAGTCTCCACCCACTCGCCAGAGTCTCATAAATGACATG GTGAGATTCAACCTGCTTCAGTATGTTGTTCCTGAAGTTAAAGAGCTCTACAACTGGTTGGAGGTGGACTTCCACCCTCTAAAACTTTGTGGAAGAGTGACTAAG GTGCTGAACTGGGTGAGGGACCAGGTTGAGAAAGAATCCGACCTGCAGCATTACGTTCCTCACTTGCAGAACAACACCATCCTCAGACTGCTACAACAG GTGGCTCAGATCTACCAGAGCATTGAGTTCAGCAGGTTAGCATCTCTGGTACCATTCGTCGATGCTTTCCAGCTGGAGCGCTCAATTGTTGATGCAGCACGGCACTGTGACCTACAG GTACGCATTGATCATACATCTCGTACACTGAGTTTTGGCTCCGATCTGAACTATTCTACCAAAGAGGATTCTCCAGTAGGCCCATTCCTACAGAACATGCCCTCTGAACAGATACGCAATCAACTCACTGCCATGTCATCCTCCTTGGCTAAAGCCATCCAGGTCATCAAACCTGCCTCCCTAATG CAAGAACACGAGGAACAGAGTCAGCAGGCCATCACATCCTACCTGAAGAATGCCCGCAAAGAGCATCTGCGCATCCTTGCTCGCCGTCAAACGATTGAGGAACGAAAAGAGCGTCTGGAGAGCCTCAACATCCAGAGGGAGAAAGAGGAGCTGGAGCAACGCGAGGCAGAGCTGCAGAAAGTGCGCAAGGCAGAGGAAGAGCGTCTTAGACAGGAGGCCAAAGAGCGAGAAAAGGAGCGCATCATGCAAGAACACGAGCAAATCAAAAAGAAGACCGTGCGTGAGAGACTGGAGCAGATCAAGAAGACTGAGCTGGGAGCCAAGGCCTTTAAAGACATTGATATTGAG GATCTGGAAGAGCTGGACCCTGACTTCATCATGGCCAAACAGGTAGAACAActagaaaaagagaagaaagagcTTCAGGAGCGTCTGAAAAACCAGGAAAAGAAG ATCGACTACTTTGAGAGAGCCAAGCGCCTTGAGGAGATTCCTCTGATCAAGAAAGCCTATGAGGAGCAGCGCATCCAAGACATGGAGTTATGGGAGCTGCAGGAGGAAGAGAGG ATCAGCAATATGAAGATGGAGCGTGAGAAGGCGCTGGAGCACAAACAGAGAATGTCAAGGATGATGGAGGACAAGGAGAACTTCCTGTCTAAAATTAAAGCTGCTCGAAGCTTCATTTATGAg GAAAAACTCAAGCAGTTCCAAGAACGTATGGTTGAGGAGAGGAAGAAGCGTCTTGAGGAGCGAAAGAAGCAGCGCAAGGAGGACCGGCGAAAGGCCTTCTATCTCCAGAAAGAAGAGGAAGCTCAGAGAATCCATGAGGAACAGCTCAAAAAAG AGCGGGAAGAGCGGGAACGCTTGGAACAGGAGCAGAGAGAAGAGGAAGAACGCGAATACCAGGAGCGCCTGCGTAAGCTGGAGGAACAGGAGCGAAAGCAGCGTGCCCGGCAACAGGAAATTGAGGAGCGTGAACGCCGCAAGGAAGAGGAAAGGAAGGCACCAGAAGAAAAACCCACCAAG GACTGGGGTgaacgggaagaaggaggcggctGGAGGAAGCGTGGTGAGGGTGAATCAGAATGGCGACGTCCTGTTGCTGACCG TGTTTGGCGTCAAGAGGGGAATGAAGGCCGTGAAGACAATGATCGGGAAGACCATGACCGTGAAGTGCCCTTCCGAAGAGGAGGAGAAAGCTCTCGTCGTGGTGGTGGTTCAGATGACAAAGGACTCCGCCGTGGCTTTGATGAGGAACGAGGTCCGCGCCGAGGAGTTGACGATGACCGTCTGCCCAAACGGGGCTTTGATGATGACCGTGGTCCCAGGAGGGTCTTTGACGATGACCGAGGTCACCGAAGAGGTGATGATGACCGTGGACCAAGGCGTGGAATGGATGATGACCGAGGCCCCAGACGAGGTGATGATGACCGTGGCCCAAGAAGAGTCTTTGATGATGAGCGTGGGCCCCGTAGAAACATGGATGAACCCAGAGGGCCCCGACGTGGGGCAGATGATGACTGGGGCCCCAGAAGAGGAGGGGATGATGAGAGGGGAGGCCGCAGGGGTATGGATGACTCTGGACCACGTCGTGGAGATGACCCTAGACCCTGGAAACCTCTTGGGAGACCAG GTGgatggagagagcgagagaaagctCGGGAAGAAAGCTGGGGACCTCCTCGTGATACTGACCATGATGATGGTGAGCGTGAAGGAGATGACCGTCATGAGGGAGACCGATTTAGAGATCGACGCCCtccaag gGAAGAAGGGGGTGGCTGGAGAAGAGGTGGTGGTGAGGAGCAGAGCAGTTGGCGTGACTCTCGCCGTGAAGAATTTGACCGTGATGATCGCCGCGGTGAACGCCGTGACGTGAGGGACCGCAGAGATGACCGAGACCGTGAACCCAGAGTCCCCCAGAGAGAGCTTGATGAAG GTGGTTCATGGCGTCGTGGTGGAGATGAGCGCAAGGACGAAAGAGAAGCTCCTCCCAGACCACGCGAACGGGACCGTGATGGCGGTGAGAAGAGCACCTGGCGCTCTGACAAAGATAAGGAAAATCTGCGCCGGATCAAGAACGAGACAGATGATGATGGCTGGACCACTGTCCGCCGCTAA